GCCGGTCGCGGCGAGGTCAGCTCCTTCGCCGGCGGCGCCCCCGCGAACCGCGAGCTGGAGCAGGACTTCTTCGCCACCTCGCCCTACACCGAGCGGGAGCTGGAGCAGCAGATCGAAACCGCCCGCAGCGCGGGCCCGCGCGGGGAGCAGGCCCTCGCCGACGCGAAGTCCTACGTGGACGGCATCAACACCTACATCCGCGAAGCCCACGACGGCCGCTACTTCCCCGGCGAATACGTGGCGACCGGGCACGTCGACCCCATCACCAACGCCGGGGAGATCGAGCCGTTCAAGCTCACCGACCTCGTCGTGCTCGCCTCGCTGGTGGGCGCGCAGTTCGGCGGTGGCGGCGGCAACGAGGTGCAGCAAGCGGTCGCGCGGATGTCGCTGCACGAGCGCTTCGGGCCCGAACGCGGCGAGCAGGTGTGGCGCACCTTCCGCGCCGAGAACGACCCCGAATCCATCCCCACCGTCCACGACGGTTCGTTCCCGTACGCGGTCTCCCCGGAGAACCCGCGAGGCGCGGCGATGCCCGATCCGGGCTCGGTCACCGAGCAGCAGCTCGTGTTCGACCCCACCGGCTCCGCCACCGAACCCGAGCAGGACGGCCAGCGCCAGACCCCGGTCGTGCGGCCGGAAGGCGCTCCCGGCCAGAACGACCCGGCCGCCCAAGCGGAAGCGCTGCGCGGCATGTTCGACGACGGCGTCGTCCCCGCCGACATGGCCGAACCGCGCGGCATGTCCAACGCGCTGCTCGTCTCCGGCGAGCACACCGACAGCGGCAACCCGATCGCCGTGTTCGGCCCGCAGACCGGCTACTTCGCCCCGCAGCTGCTGACCCTGCAGGAACTCCAAGGGCCGGGGATCTCGTCGAAGGGCGCCTCGTTCGCGGGCCTGAGCTTCTACACGCTGCTCGGCCGCGGCCAGGACTACTCGTGGAGCGCCACCACGGCCGCGCAGGACATCGTCGACACCTACGCCGTCGAACTGTGCTCACCCGACGGCGGACCCGTCACCAAGGACTCCGACCACTACCTGTTCCGCGGGGAATGCCTGCCGATGCAGCAGGTCGAACGGCAGAACTCCTGGGAACCCAATCTGGGCGACGACACCCCGGCCGGGTCCTACCGGCTGGTCTCGTTCCGCACCCGCTACGGCCCGGTGACGCACCGCGCCACCATCGACGGCAAGCCCGTCGCCTACAGCACCGTGCGCTCGACCTTCCAGCACGAGGTCGACTCGATCATCGGCTTCCAGCGCTTCAACGACCCCGCCGAGATCACCTCGCCGGAGGCGTTCCAGCGCGCCGCCGAAGACGTGAACTACACGTTCAACTGGTTCTACGCCGACTCCGAGCACATCGCGCACTTCAACTCCGGCGACAACGTGGTCCGCAACCCCGAGGTGGACCCGGCGATGCCCGTCGTCTCCGACCCCGAATTCGAATGGCAGGGCTGGAACCCCGACGGGAACACGGCCGACTACGCGCCGTTCGAGGAGCACCCGCGCACCATCGACCAGGACTACCTCGTCAGCTGGAACAACAAGCAGGCTCCCGGCACCAGCGGCGCCGACTGGAGCAAGGGAGCCGTGCAGCGCGGCGACCTGCTCGACTCCCGAGTCCGCGGGCTCGTCGCCGAAGGCGGCGTGGACCGGGTCGGGCTCACCCAGGCGATGGAGGAGGCCGCACTGGCCGACCTGCGCGCCGAGCGGGTGCTGCCGGACCTGCTGAAGGTGCTCGACAGCGCCCCGAACGACGACCCGGAGCTCACCGCGCGGATCGACCTGCTGCGCGACTGGCTCAACGACGGCGGACTGCGCACCGAGACCGAACCCGGCAGCCGCGAGTACGCCCACGCCGAGGCGATCGAGCTCATGGACGCGTGGTGGCCGCTGCTGGTGCGCGGCACCTTCGAACCCGCGGTCGGCGCGGACGCGTACCAGGCGCTGACCGCGGCCGAGCACATCAACGAATCGCCCTCCGGGTGGCAGAACGAGGAACCCGGCGAGCACGTCGGGCAGGCCCACCAGGGATCCGCGTTCCTGACCGGCTGGTACGGGCAGGTGTCGAAGAACCTGCGCGGCGCGCTCGGCGA
This window of the Saccharopolyspora gloriosae genome carries:
- a CDS encoding penicillin acylase family protein, with protein sequence MAGQRTVAALSVGAVLGALIVTPSAAAAPEQAAPLTAPAPDVPQVPDHCGGQCHHILPPGQNGNATLAELAGHLLLGTKPPHSADQTAPYDELAAGYSKLTTGTINEFFNDNSFGVRPDDVERTYNPREDVTVVRDKTAGIPHVYGDTRDGTTFGAGYTTAEDKLFLMDVLRRAGRGEVSSFAGGAPANRELEQDFFATSPYTERELEQQIETARSAGPRGEQALADAKSYVDGINTYIREAHDGRYFPGEYVATGHVDPITNAGEIEPFKLTDLVVLASLVGAQFGGGGGNEVQQAVARMSLHERFGPERGEQVWRTFRAENDPESIPTVHDGSFPYAVSPENPRGAAMPDPGSVTEQQLVFDPTGSATEPEQDGQRQTPVVRPEGAPGQNDPAAQAEALRGMFDDGVVPADMAEPRGMSNALLVSGEHTDSGNPIAVFGPQTGYFAPQLLTLQELQGPGISSKGASFAGLSFYTLLGRGQDYSWSATTAAQDIVDTYAVELCSPDGGPVTKDSDHYLFRGECLPMQQVERQNSWEPNLGDDTPAGSYRLVSFRTRYGPVTHRATIDGKPVAYSTVRSTFQHEVDSIIGFQRFNDPAEITSPEAFQRAAEDVNYTFNWFYADSEHIAHFNSGDNVVRNPEVDPAMPVVSDPEFEWQGWNPDGNTADYAPFEEHPRTIDQDYLVSWNNKQAPGTSGADWSKGAVQRGDLLDSRVRGLVAEGGVDRVGLTQAMEEAALADLRAERVLPDLLKVLDSAPNDDPELTARIDLLRDWLNDGGLRTETEPGSREYAHAEAIELMDAWWPLLVRGTFEPAVGADAYQALTAAEHINESPSGWQNEEPGEHVGQAHQGSAFLTGWYGQVSKNLRGALGEDVPGGFGQGAPGPGNSLCGDGSLDACRQALVDSLAEADATPAEQTYPGDADCEPGDQWCADSIIQNKIGGIAHDPISWQNRPTYQQVVEFPSHR